The following is a genomic window from Trachemys scripta elegans isolate TJP31775 chromosome 16, CAS_Tse_1.0, whole genome shotgun sequence.
actccaggtcAATCCTGTAGGGTTCACAACCCTACAGTCACCCTGGTTCCCAAATTAAGCCAGACAGGTTTAAGGTGCAAATGCTTCTGCATTAGAGGTTTGCATTGATGCAACCAGTTCAGACTTCAGCCTATTTAGTGAGATTGATGCAGCTTTTCCAATGTGGACAAGCCCTTTCTATTTTAAAGAGTGTGTGAGGGAAAAGAGAGGGGACTTGCCCTTTCCCAGATCTGGATCACATGAAAGAgcaaaccctcccccaccccgcgcACTCATTCCTTACCGCAGGGTGATCACAAACTGAGACATGGATGAGTCCTGGGAAACGAGAAACTTGGTCCTGTCCAACAGAGGCAGCTGCTTCTCCTTCTGGTAACGCTCCACCACCACCTGGAGCCAGAGAGGAGAGACGGGTTAGAGCAGGACCTAGAGAGTTTGCAGACCAGCTTCCCTGTCCCAGAGGCACTGAGAGTCCACAGGGCCACCTGAGACTAGAAATGCCTTTCCTGAGGGTCTCATTTGCACCATTCCCAAGCCCCAGCATCCAACTCAGGCCCTGGACAGCCCTGGTATTTATAAAGGAAGGTTGAGATTTTTATTTGGTGGATGGTTTGAGCCTGTCAAGGTGTCATTTTCAGGCTTCCCCAAGCCACCAGGCTTAGAAGTATAAACCAAGTTTCCCCATGAGAAAGGCGATCACACAACCCACAGCAAATTCATGGGAGTCAGCCATGCTGCCTTCACAGGGCAGAATTTGCCCTTCATCTGCAGGTCTCACTGGATGTCAGGCACTTCATCCACTCAATTTCACGGCCCACGACTCCTGTGCCGGCCTAGGCGACAGTGCCCGGTGTGCAGATACCAGGCTATGTTGTGTAATGGTAGGAAGCCAGAGTGGGCAGGAgatgggaggggagaagctgtGGGCCTTGAGTTCGGTTAGCAAAGCTTAAGAAGAGTTAAACTCCCCCAGGGCAGATAGAGTGAGAGGAACTTTACCGGGATCTTGGTGGGGTACTTCGCCCGGATTTCAGCTGCTTCCCGCATCCTACTGGCTGCAACAAGAGAAACAGACACCTGGGTACAGGGGCCATGCCTGGGCCTCCACCCCAGCTCTCTTCCCCCCTTGGCATTTCTCCCCAATCCCCCCGGGATTTACCCAGGCTCTTCCGCTGCTTGAAAGAGCGACCGTCGCCATTGCTTCGGCGACACAGCATCTTCTGGAGGAGGAAGGGTCCCGCTGCCCTCAGGACTCGCCCTGCAGAGCCCTGTCACTGGTGATAAGAGCAGAAGCTACCTGGGCCCCTGATATAGCCCCGCCCCGCCCACATGCTCAGGTGGGGGCGGAGCCAGCCCTGAGGCCACTGGCTGCCCTGTAAGCCTCCAGCCAGGCACCAGGCagaagcagactaagcaattgctttagGGCCCCACACAgctcaagggggggaggggccatTTGCTCTTTATAATGTGTTGGGGGGGCCCCACGGGTTAGCACGGCCTCTGGCTGCGCCATGCCAGTGCAGGACGAGGGTGAGACACCCAGGGCAAGCCCCGCTGTGCATCCGTGCCGTGTCTGCATGAGGGGTAGCTGCTCCATCGGGCTCGTCACACCAATGCACATTTCCCTTGTCCAGGTGGGGCCCGACGGAGAAGGCAAGGGAAGGTTTGGGGGTTCTGCCGCTGGCCTTCTGGCTGTGTGCATGGCTGGTCCTCCCGGCCAAGCTGCCCCTGCTCCAGCGTCCCAGCACCACAGGCTGCCACTCCACACAAAACAACGTGTGGAGGCTGCAGATGGAAGCACTCCAAGGGCAGGGTTCAGGAGCCTCGGTGCTCGCGGCTCCAGACAGAGCACAGCGCTGCCCTCTGCGAGATGAACTGGGGCAAAGCGCCTGGGTTCAAGCCCGGCTGCCCCAGTGCAAACAGCGGCTCTGCCTGTCAGTGCTCAGGGTCTGGCAGGGAATGGGGACGCCAGTGGCGTCAGCTcagctcccagccagagcccagctcACCGCTGGCATAGGAGGGGTGGCTGTGGGGTTCAGGCCCTCTGCTGCAGCAaatgtgggttcaattcctggctctgccacagacgccTTGTTCGACCTTGGGCCAGTCGCTAGGCGCCCTGGGGTAATAGTCCTGCTGGTGCATGTTCAGGCTCTTTGCTGCAGGGGCTGCCCCTCattgtgtgtctgggcagcacctggcacctgcTCCTGGCACAAAACCCATAGCCGCAGTGGCAGCCCAGGGCTTTGTGAGGGTCTGGCCAGCCCACCGGAGGCCCTGTCCCCTGAGATCCCTGGAACTTGGTTCTTATCAAGATAATGACACAGGAGCCGTTGTGCTTGGAAGTGTAGTGGGCAGCCAGCCACTCGTCACACGCCGACTCCCCATGGACTCACAGCAGCCCAGCAAGGCTATTTCCCAGCGTCACTGCTGGAGGGCGGGCTGCCGTGTTCAAAGCCCCAGCGCCTCTTGCTGGACCACGACTGACCTCATCCTTCTCTATTGTTTGCGTCTTTTGTTTGTTGCATTTTACGAGTCCCTTCCTCCACGGCCTCTCCAGGCTGTCATTGCCACCATCAAACCAACTCGTGCGTCCACCGGCGCCTCGGACGCCCGGCTACGCCAGAGCACGGCCCATACCTCGCCCTTTCCCCGTCTCTGAGTGGCGCATGGGCAGCGGGGACACAAAGAAATGCACCGGACGCAGCGAAAGGCAGGGAGGCGGCATCCGGGCTGGGTGGGAGCAAGAGGCTGAGGCGGAGGGGCGGGGGAATATCGAACGTGGTTTGTATTTTCTGCCATAAGAGACGAGATGGGAGTTTTGATCAGGCTTTGGCTGCGTAATTAAAGAGGCCCCCGGGGCCAGCAGCGTTCCAGCAGAGCCGTGCAAGGAGTGGCTGTCGATAGCAAGGGCTCAGGCAGTGTCACGGCTCATAGGCGGAGTGGGGAGCAGCGACAGATGCTGTAGCAGGTGACCTCCACCAGAGCAGGAGTCCCCAACCCATGGCTGTCTATGAGGAGCCGTGGGGCCGCGCCTGCCCTCCGGGGCACCGTGTGCAGGCATTTGCATGTGTACAAAGTGGGGGCATTCATTACAGGCCGGATTCTCCGCTCCGTCACCATGGCTTTACCCTGACAACGATGCGGCGGCTCTGGGCTTATGCTGACGTGAGCACACGCGCCGCTCTGCCCTGACTGGCAACAGCCTGTGCTGTTAACGTGGACCTATGCTCTCCGTGACACTCTAGTCCTGAGCTTGAGGggcactgcagagctgggggggggagctcgGGATAAcagggctgcgggtcgggagtgagagGCACCAGCTGGGCTGAGCaggagagggagcccagggctgggatagcagagagCTGTAGGTCGGGATTGAGGTTATTCATCTCAGGGAGGGGTTGGACTAACCGTGTCTAACATCCAGCATTACGTCACTGTGTGTTGGCATCTGTCCAGCGTGGTGCTGAGCGTATCGCTTATtgaccgagagagagagaatgcgaACGTGAGGGTCCCCCAGGGAGCGTGCGTTCGATAatttaaagcattttataaaacaatttGTCCCCAAATCGATCGATCGAGAGAGAGTTCGGACGACAACATCCCTCCGACAACACACATTCATTAAAAGAGAGGATAAAAAATGGATAGAAAATACAAAGTTAAAAGTCGCCCCCAGAGAAAGCCGAGGAGAGGAGGATCCATCTGACACAATCTCCAGCAGTGTCTCCCTCCTGGGGAACTTTACGCTTCTTTGTGCAGGCGCGTGGATGGACAAAGTGCAGGCCCCCTGCCAGAGACGCCTTCCCAGGACCCCCTGCCAGAGACGCCATCCGGGGACCCCCTGCCAGAGACGCCTTCCCGGGAGCCCCCTGCCAGAGACGCCTTCCCGGGAGCCCCCTGCCAGAGACGCCATCCGGGGGCCCCCTGCCTGACATGCCGCAGGTTAATGCCCAGTCCTGAGAGATGTGCAAAGTTGTTATTATGGTGGTGCCTGGAGGTCCAATATGGAAGCCCCAATGCCTGGGCACTGCATGGAAACAGGCCAAGGGCTCAGGTTCATGCAGAGTTAATGTGAGCATtggtcctgtccacacacaaacaccctgGGCTCGAGTGCGGTGGTGCTTTTACTGCCAGGCGGCTGGCTGGCCCCTCGGGGGCTGTAGACTACGGTGCGCCAGCTGCGTACAACCCCCCGCTGTGCAGCTCCGGATCTATTTCATGGTGTGATGCTGTCATCCAAGCTCGCCTTCTCTTCAGGCACCAGAGAGCCTGTGAGGCAGggcctgccccaaagaccttacagccTCAGCAGGCAAAGGGGCAAGGGAGGGACTTGGCCAACGTCACCCCCGGGGCTAGTGGCAGAcatgggaaaagaacccaggtctcaaATGTCAGGCCAAGGAGGCCACGCTCTGCAAGGTGAATTaacatccctcaccccctcttgctcCCGCCGTCCAGAAAGCAAGTGTTAGGGACCCCCTGAAGCGTTTGTGCTGAGGGCAGTGGTGTTTCCAATCCCCGTTCCCAGCTCCTGGCCACGCTGTGAAACGCTAATGCTGCCTTTGTCCCAAACACGTTAACACCTCCCCCGCCCGTCTAATCTGCTTGTGCGCCAGAGTTATTATTGCTTTTGAAGCTGTTACATTCCCCGTTTAATTTGAAGGACTTTCGCCCCGCACGGAACCCATGAGAGCAGCACAAATGACGCCGGTAATGAAACCGCACGGCAGATTAGATAATAATTGATGGTTAGAGGCGATTATTACAGCCAGCATGCCGCATGGCAATCACTCTCCCTGGGAGTCGCCGCTTGGCAGGTGGGGTGAGATCGCTGATTGCGTTCACGTGTGCAGAGGAAGTCAGAGTTTGGTGACTTTCCCGTCCTTGCTGGGCTTTCACGTTTATCTGCCTGGGATTTGCTCTGGCCAACGCAGCACCCTCCTTCTTGGCCTCGGGGAGATGGCCGCTGTCAAGGAGTCcccgggcaatgctctggaactgctccccacaaagccagtcaggacttttgGGAGCCTCCTTTCtcggagcagaccgtcttcagggcaagaagctcacgtggcttcacctcctgggtctgaccttggtgCATTCAGCATCTGCCCCtccatgcgcttcccacagcgagtccgcccaggagaggtcctggggaagccaaagggtcctgcacccccactttgcagtcagacgtgactctcagccagccagtaaaacagaggtttattagatgacaggaacatggtctaaaacagagcttgtaggtccagaaaacaggacccctcagtcggGTCCATTTTGGGAGGggcagagagccagacacccccggGTGCACTTCACTCCTTGTCCCCAGCCAACTCCCAACtgcaaccccctccagcccctcctctctgggctttatctctttcccaggccaggaggtcacctgatctctctgttcacctttagctattcccttgcaggggggaagggccccagccatttgttgccaggatacaaaGTGTCGGCCATTTacgcacactggagacttaagaaatgcataggggaaactgaggcacccacccagtattcagaggaaacattaagaacagtcccacttcgtcacagctaCAGACACAGGTGATGACATGTTATTTCTGCAGCGCCCAGCGATCCGTGAGACacctcctggaaagcagtgaagCGACAAGAGGGCCCGATTGTGGGGCCTGGCTGCTTGTGCCATTGTTAAAACCAGAGCCAAGCGGCTGGGAGACGCTCCTGGCTCAGAACAGGAGCATCGTGTGCTCACGTTCTATGGGTGCAGGTGACGGCAGCAGACGGGGAGTCAGACCCAAGCTCCCTATTCCTCCCTCACTGGCCatctgaggccctgatcctgcaatcgcTTATCATCTAGGGATGGTATCATCTTCCAGTCCTGCTGAAATCTATCGGCCCGAGCAGCCCAGTGGCAGGATGGGGGCCTCATTCTGGACATGATGCAACAAGAAGGCGACAGGTCAGACAGGGGAGATGGGTGGCCGGGCGTGAGAGAAAAGTCTCTCCACAACAAGAACCTCGGTGCTTGGTGACTGAACCTGGGCAAACGCATCACTCACCTGCCCAGCCCAGCTTCCAAGCAGCGGGCACCTGCCTGAGTCgtctggccctgcttggcagggTTGTCGCTAGCCACGGAGGCCAGTGGTGATACAGTTGCCTCCCCGGTGAGATGGCAGGTTAATGGGCAGCGTGAGTGCTATTAGTGATGGGCATTTGGGTAGCGCCTAGAGACCCTCGTTGGGGGCTGGGGTCCCGTTGGGCCAGGTGCTGTCTGCAAAGGTGGCCCCCGGCCCACAGAGCGGCTCAGGTAAAGACTGATCCAGGAGATTCTCCACTAACTAccgaggaagggggaggggccatgggggcagggggctgcactgGGCTTGCAGGGAGGTAGGGTCTTGTCTCACCTCCGCCTCCAAGCCTGAGccagtcccccccaccccgcccttgTCTGTTTAGTCTGAGTCCTTTGGGGCCGTGGCTGTCTCCCGCTGTGCATCTGTGCAtcccccagcacaatgggaccctggtctCCGCATGTCTTAGTAGCAaagacagggtgggggaggtgctcTCTCTTGTATGTTGTAGATTATTATGGGGCATGCGAGCATCCTCTGACTGCTGCCCCTTCTGTAGGAGAGGAAGCAAAGCTgattgtcacggagtgtggggggacacaaggccctgcacccccggcttcctgcgatgcaccaggactctcagccagccagtaaagcagaaggtttatttagacgacaggaacacagtccaagacaggtcttgcaggcacagacaacaggatcccctcagttgggtccatcttggggtctcagggcaccccagctcccttgggaggtcagagccccgtctgcctcccagccatatcaccagccagcCCCTGAAACTcccccttcagcgacccctcccacagcctttgttcagtttcccgggcaaaggtgtcacctggcctctaaccccttcctgggttctcatgttccaggctcaggtattctccctcggtcagtctcccatcccccaatgcagactatcccagccacactcccctgtcagcattcacagaccacagtcagaacagtcccagttcgtcacactgaTGAATAATTAGGTGACTAattctggctgctgggactcGCAGCCCTGGACTGCCGCCTGGCTTTGCCATGGCGGGGGAAACCGTCCTGGTGGCGCTGGGATACGGATTGGGTCCACACACCAGAATGCTCCAGCTCCGGCTGACTGGCAAAAACAATAAACGTGCATTATCTTGACACCTTAATTCTTTCGCTATCTCTGCTTTGATTTAAAGCGCGGCCTTTGTCGAGCAGGAACCATAAACTTGCTGAGGGAGCCTCCTCATTCACATGCCGCAGGTATATTTCACGCCACGCCAATTCCCCGAGTCAGGAGAGAAGCGGCTTTTGAAAACAAATTAGACCCCATTACGCAAATTAGATCCCCATTtgtctcttttttctctctcctggagTCACTTGTGCACGGTTTGaacagtccctcccccccccccccccgcccactcccCCTTCGAAACAGGGAGgaaccagcagcagcctgggtaATTTAGACACTCCAGAATCTCAGCCTCATTGAAATAAACTCTGGAATAACAGGCCGTTTCGGACGGCAGCTGTGGAGCGTTGAGAGGGCTTTGCTGGGCAGCGGCTGCCGCTAGGGGCTGTTTGCTGTAGCGAGGGGGCGAGAGTGGCAGACAGAAGCAGGGGTGGGATGGAGAAGGTAGATCTGCGTGACTTGGCCCTGCCAACGGGCACTGGAGCGCAGGGCCCTGGGTTGCCGCTAGATGGCGCGGCTGGGAGGTGTTTCGCCTGCCCCATTCTGCTTGCTGAAGGATGCTTTCCAGAAAGGCGTCttaactccctctccctcctgcacgGCCTGTGTGGCCCTCTCCGGACCCCTCTCCTCCCGGCTCCCCCGAGGCGCGCagggctggcagggctggggccatgtGCAATCCCCGCTCTCCTGAAACCAGGGAGAGTCTGATTTGTTCTCGGGCGGCTGCCAAGCcaacgtagggtgaccagacagcaaatgtgaaaaattgggacggggtggagggggtggtaataggagcctatataagaaaaagaccccaaaatcgggactgtccctataaaaatgggacatctggtcacccgaagCCAATGGGGGCGACTCACGGACATTAGAAACAGAGGCCTAGATTCTGCTTCCAATTGTGCCAGTTTTAGACCAGAGTAACCCTGCTGACTgaagtggagtcactcctgatttacaccagtgtaaccccATTTTcctcagtggagtcactcctgaccagaacccaggagtcctgggtcccgcccccctgctctatgCACTAGTGAGAATCCTGGCTGCTTGGCAAATGCTAACgcaaagcaggaaaaagaaggggaaagaatccaatcttgggggagggagaaggagtggtTATAGGGGGGCACCTATAGGGGAGGTTTCCTTGGCTTCCTCATCTATTTGCTGTGGGGAGCTGTTGAAAATTTAGGGTCGTTCACGTTATTTCTGAGCCATTTCACTGGTCCTCTTACACGATTCAGCACAACTCACAAACGGGGCtcgtaaaagaaaaaaaataattgatacctccccacccccagccgatTCCTACTGCCACTTTGTTATTAATAGTCTGAGCTGTTTGCGTTACAGTGAGAACTAGAGACCTCGACTGAGACTAGGCCCAATTGTTCTGGGTGATGCATAGTCCCCAActtggatcagggccccatcgcgcCGGgctctgcccagaccccgaccgagatcagggccccgtcgggccaggcgctgcccagaccctggccgagatcagggccccatcgtgccgggcgctgcccagaccccagccgagatcagggccccatcgtgccgggcgctgcccagaccctggccgagatcagggccccgtcatgtcgggcactgcccagaccccagccgaGACCAGGGCCCCGTNagatcagggccccgtcatgtcgggcactgcccagaccccagccgaGACCAGGGCCCCGtcgtgctgggtgctgcaccgaccccaaccgagatcagggccccgtcgcgccaggcgctgcccagaccccagccgagatcagggccccgttgcactgggcgctgcacagaccccagccgagatcagggctccatcacgccgggcgctgcccagaccccggctgagatcaaggccccgtcgggccgggcgctgcccacaCTCCgaatgagatcagggccccgtcatgccgggcgctgcccagaccctgaCCGAGATCAAGGCCctgtcgggccgggcgctgcccagaccccgactgagatcaaggccccgttgcgccaggcgctgcccagaccccaaccaagatcaaggccctgtcgggccgggcgctgcccagaccccgaccgagatcaagGCCCCGTTGCGCCAGGCGCTGCCCATACcccggccgagatcagggccctgtcgtgCCAAGCGCTGCCCAGACCCTGGCGATATCAGGGCTCC
Proteins encoded in this region:
- the LOC117888834 gene encoding microtubule-associated proteins 1A/1B light chain 3C-like → MLCRRSNGDGRSFKQRKSLASRMREAAEIRAKYPTKIPVVVERYQKEKQLPLLDRTKFLVSQDSSMSQFVITLRTRMSLTATQAFYLLVNKGLPSMSMTVGEVYRDHKDEDGFLYVTYASQEMFGCCCLHGPAVTQS